In Bradyrhizobium sp. 170, the DNA window CGAACGGGCCGCTGGCGTGTTTTGAATCCTGGACATCGACGGTCTTCTGGCCGTTCAGCACGACGACGAGCTGCGAGCCCTTGGCCGTGATTTCGTAGGTGTTCCATTTGCCGCCCGCCTTCGGCATCGGGTCGACCTTGGCCACATCGACGATGGCGCCGGTGCCGTAGGTCGGATCGGGCCGCTTGTCGAAGATATTGACCTCGTAGCAGATCTTGGCATCGATCTTGGCCGACTGGTCGCAGCGAATGAAGATCCCGCTGTTGGCGTCATCGTCGGCCCAGAACTCGACCTTCATCTCGAAATCCTTGTACGAGTTCTTGCTGACGAGATAGGAGGGATCCTTGCCCTCGGTGATCTTGTCTGCGACCAGCGCCCCGTCCTTCATCGCCCAATTGGCTTTACCGACCTCGGTCCAGTCGCCCATCTTGGTGCCGTCGACAAGCGTCACCCAGCCATCGCTCTGGCCGGACGCCACGCTGGAGAATTGAACAGCGGCGGCGCCGATCAACAGACCGGCCGCAAGTATCGACAAACGCTTCATGAACGTAACCCTCCCATGGCTGCTTTTAGTTGGGCCGCAACCTATCACCGCGGCGCGCGGCGTAAATCCGTTTTTCATGCTGCAGCTGCGTTGTGCGACATTTCGCTTACCGCGGCCGCCGATCACGCATGCGCCCGCGCGCCTTGCTCCGCGGGAACGAGACCGGCTAGCATCGCGGCAACAGAGATGAGCGCATCTCAGTTCACGAGACGGCAAGGGAGGAGACCATGAAGGCGATACCCCGCTCCTGGCGATACCTCATGACGCCGCTGGCTTTCGCCGGCATGTTGAGCATCGGCTCCGCTGCGGAACTCAATCCGGCCGCCGTCATCTACAAACTGCCGGACCAGATTCCCTGGGGTCCGGTCAATGCTGCCGGCGCGCAAAGCGCTGTTGTCGTAGGCGATCCGGCCAAGCCCGGCTTCTACATGGTCTACAACAAATGGACCAAGGGCAATCATTTCAGCCGCCCGCACTTCCATCCCAACGATCGCTACATCGTCGTGCTGCAGGGCACGTGGTGGGTCGGCTCGGGGCCGAAATTCGATCCGGCCAACACGACGCCGATGCCGGCCGGCAGCTTTGTCACCCATTTCGCCAAGCAGGTGCATTGGGACGGCGCCAAGGATGAGGACGCCGTTCTGCTGATCATCGGCGAAGGCCCGGCGACCTCAACGGCGGCGGAAGAGAAATGACCCCGGCGCAGCCAGTCTATTCCTGCAACTAGTTTCCACGGCTCTTCACATGCTGCTTCAATGCAGTCTGCGGGCCCGCGAACAGACAGGTCAGGGTCAGGAGCGACGCGGCTTCGACTACGCGGGCCGGAACACAATGCCCAGCGAATCGAAAAGGTTCAGTGGCACGACCATTCTCTCAAGCATGGGCAGTTGCATCTTTCGAACTATCGGCAAATAAGCTCCAAGACGCTGGCTCAGATAATCGGCAGTGAAGTACCAGGACGGGCGAAAAATGGCGATGGGCTCCAGACCTGCGTGCCGCAACGCCGCCAAAAGTGTCTCCCGCTCAAAATAGCATATGTGGGCCATACGATAGTGCCACCAGTGCTTACCCATGGCTCGAGCAGCCACTGACGCCACGTCGGGGGTGATAACAAGTCCTGTACCGTCTGGCGCCAGCACGGTGCGCGCCTGCACAAGCAACTCGATGGGATCAGAAACGTGCTCGATGACGTCCACAAGGGTGACCACGTCATAGGGTCCGGCAATCCCCTCGTTAGGCAGAACACCCGCCTGTATCTTCAGACCGTGAGCCGCCGCGCTCCGAACCATCCACTCACTAGGCTCTATCCCTTCGGCGCGATATCCCAAGCGGGTCGCGACTTCGACCAAAATTCCGCTGCCGGCACCAATATCCAGCAAACGACCGTCAGGACGATAACGACGTACCAACTGGAGGAGACGTTCGGCTTGTAAGGAGCGCGGCGCACGGCTAGCTTCATAACCTGGGTCGTCCATCGCCTGATAAAACGACAGGACGTCGGAGAAATCCGAACACTGGCGAAAGCCGCAAGCAGTGCATTGGTATATCGCTGCGCACTGACCATAGTTCGCGTCGGTAACGCGGAACGCGGCGGCGTCGACGGTCGATGGAACGTCAGCCGCCTTCACGCAGGTCAGCTTGACTTCGCCGCACAGCCAACAATTCTTTTTCATTCAGCACTCTCGCGTTGCAAGCTAAATCTACAATCTTAAGTTTCGTTTAACGCTGATACATTTATTGTGCTGGCGGGCGTACCGTTCCGAGAGTCTTATTGTCGGGCTGGTCACGTTGACCGCGCTATATATCCAAAAAATAGCGACAGCATCGCAACGATGAGCAGGCAGTCAACACGCATGAATTTTCGACGCCTGATGTTGCCTTGAATTAATTGGGGTGGCGCTTGAAAAGCGGGGTTACGGTGGCACAAGTCTCTGTCAGCACGAAAGCGGGCGCGGGCGAATCCGGAATAACGGCTCAGTTGCTTGGCTATGCGGTCACCTGGATACTGCCGGTTCTGGCGGGCCTGCTGATTATTTGGCTGGCGCTAAGTCTCACAGACTTCTACTACCCGCACGCTTGGGTTAGTGCGCATATAGCGACAATCGCGCATTCCTTTGCCACCCACGGAATCATTGATCTTCACGGCATACCAATCGAGAACTTTGATCCCTTAACGACCCAGCCGGACAATTATCTGCATTGGCCGCCGTTCTTCTACTACGTCTTGAGTCTGGTTCTGCGCGCATTTCCGGATTCCATTCGAGCGATGCACCTCTTTATGGCGGTCATCGCCATCGCCAACGCTTATCTGATGTGGAACATCGCATCGATGTACTTCAAGCCCAGAGCGGCAATCGTTTGCGGCAGCGCTTTCCTGCTCATGCCCGCCACGCTCCGGTACGGCTTGATTCTTCTGCCGGCCAACCTGGCCATGCTGGGAGTTTCGTTGGCGCTGTTGTTTATGTTGCGTTACCTGCAAAGTGCCGATGCCGGACGCGAAAGGTTGCTGGATCTCGGACTCAGTGCGCTCGTCTTTTTTCTTGCTTGTGTTGCCTCCTGGGAGCCGTTTCTGGCGCTGCCTGGATTGCTGCTCGCGTACGTCTTCAATCGCCGATCGGAGATTTTGAAGACGTGCTTTTGTTGGGCAATCGCGGCAATCGCAGCAGGCGCGAGTACATTAGCCATCTATGCCTTGTCCGACCCCACGTTCTTATCGGACTTGTGGTCGATCTTCACGTTTCGGCTGGGGCTGACCCAGTATTTGCCCATGTCGGCGCGGGTTCACCCCGTAGAACGGCAGCTGGAAACCATAGACAGCCTCAACGTATTTTCCTCGGCACCTCATTTTTTTGAAGCT includes these proteins:
- a CDS encoding DUF1080 domain-containing protein; translated protein: MKRLSILAAGLLIGAAAVQFSSVASGQSDGWVTLVDGTKMGDWTEVGKANWAMKDGALVADKITEGKDPSYLVSKNSYKDFEMKVEFWADDDANSGIFIRCDQSAKIDAKICYEVNIFDKRPDPTYGTGAIVDVAKVDPMPKAGGKWNTYEITAKGSQLVVVLNGQKTVDVQDSKHASGPFALQYGSGVIKWRKVQIKPL
- a CDS encoding cupin domain-containing protein; amino-acid sequence: MKAIPRSWRYLMTPLAFAGMLSIGSAAELNPAAVIYKLPDQIPWGPVNAAGAQSAVVVGDPAKPGFYMVYNKWTKGNHFSRPHFHPNDRYIVVLQGTWWVGSGPKFDPANTTPMPAGSFVTHFAKQVHWDGAKDEDAVLLIIGEGPATSTAAEEK
- a CDS encoding class I SAM-dependent methyltransferase; translated protein: MKKNCWLCGEVKLTCVKAADVPSTVDAAAFRVTDANYGQCAAIYQCTACGFRQCSDFSDVLSFYQAMDDPGYEASRAPRSLQAERLLQLVRRYRPDGRLLDIGAGSGILVEVATRLGYRAEGIEPSEWMVRSAAAHGLKIQAGVLPNEGIAGPYDVVTLVDVIEHVSDPIELLVQARTVLAPDGTGLVITPDVASVAARAMGKHWWHYRMAHICYFERETLLAALRHAGLEPIAIFRPSWYFTADYLSQRLGAYLPIVRKMQLPMLERMVVPLNLFDSLGIVFRPA
- a CDS encoding glycosyltransferase family 39 protein, which encodes MKSGVTVAQVSVSTKAGAGESGITAQLLGYAVTWILPVLAGLLIIWLALSLTDFYYPHAWVSAHIATIAHSFATHGIIDLHGIPIENFDPLTTQPDNYLHWPPFFYYVLSLVLRAFPDSIRAMHLFMAVIAIANAYLMWNIASMYFKPRAAIVCGSAFLLMPATLRYGLILLPANLAMLGVSLALLFMLRYLQSADAGRERLLDLGLSALVFFLACVASWEPFLALPGLLLAYVFNRRSEILKTCFCWAIAAIAAGASTLAIYALSDPTFLSDLWSIFTFRLGLTQYLPMSARVHPVERQLETIDSLNVFSSAPHFFEAYVIRTQLFCGSLGIVGIFALVLTALRRRRSFPNNSFDAVLLPLCTVWLGWAAIMQGHYIIHEYQMILASPILAIGVACLYSLLDDIPLATRDSWLRENLAMLTNLALPCALLFLGISAVAITVRGDGEAWHLANFGRRIKAEVPTGAMVVTNEMSMVQTYYAERHVIRGVPDGAHLESKLGMIQDICPGCALYLAVRRQSAQKFRDALDRLQPVFEDDNFIIKKISRAEHSH